A section of the Malus sylvestris chromosome 17, drMalSylv7.2, whole genome shotgun sequence genome encodes:
- the LOC126611371 gene encoding biogenesis of lysosome-related organelles complex 1 subunit 2-like: MAAAAKEEQKDEIAESFNDLFGSVSAVVKSELQGSTNHLDLLEKMNMRVAEEYKGFGDVAAGLSVFVEQLKAKSGSFDEYVKQIDVIEQQVTEFEAVVSVLDRYASMLESKVESVYQNPSAS; encoded by the coding sequence ATGGCTGCTGCTGCGAAGGAAGAGCAAAAAGACGAGATCGCCGAGTCCTTCAACGATCTCTTCGGCAGCGTCTCCGCCGTTGTCAAATCAGAACTCCAGGGATCGACCAACCACCTCGATCTTCTCGAAAAGATGAACATGCGAGTGGCCGAAGAGTACAAGGGCTTCGGCGACGTGGCGGCGGGGCTGAGCGTGTTCGTGGAGCAGCTCAAGGCCAAAAGCGGCAGCTTCGACGAGTACGTGAAGCAGATCGACGTCATCGAGCAGCAGGTGACGGAGTTCGAGGCTGTTGTTTCGGTGCTCGATAGATACGCGTCGATGTTGGAGTCCAAAGTTGAATCTGTTTATCAGAATCCATCGGCTTCCTGA
- the LOC126609589 gene encoding uncharacterized protein LOC126609589, which yields MAPRPRGRPRKRNTRMCAAIDAMKPMGFSENLVCDTVKELLEVYGEDGDTTGWPFIEEGAYSLLIETILEKQGGSENKDASLLDDAGSGNGVEASAAKLSITVFCPDSVAPRRLRPLYGWICRVGDDDNKLPVELAPVPSLEFVAALLHRWEKKVQVKVECEA from the coding sequence ATGGCCCCAAGACCAAGAGGACGACCCAGGAAGCGCAATACTCGAATGTGTGCTGCGATTGATGCTATGAAACCCATGGGTTTTTCGGAGAATTTAGTTTGTGATACAGTGAAAGAACTACTGGAAGTTTATGGGGAAGATGGTGATACAACCGGATGGCCCTTTATCGAAGAAGGTGCTTACTCCCTCCTGATTGAAACAATTCTTGAGAAACAAGGCGGTTCTGAAAACAAGGATGCTTCTCTTCTGGATGATGCAGGAAGTGGAAATGGCGTCGAAGCGTCAGCAGCTAAGCTCTCAATCACAGTTTTTTGCCCGGATAGTGTTGCACCGCGGAGGCTTAGACCTTTGTACGGCTGGATTTGTAGGGTTGGTGATGATGATAATAAGCTACCTGTGGAACTAGCACCGGTTCCGTCGTTGGAGTTTGTTGCCGCTTTATTGCACAGATGGGAGAAGAAAGTGCAAGTCAAGGTGGAATGTGAGGCCTGA